A single Microbacterium protaetiae DNA region contains:
- the rraA gene encoding ribonuclease E activity regulator RraA → MTYATADLYDQRGEDLQSLDLQLLSLGGRAAFDGPVRTVRCFEDNALVKQTLATPGHGAVLVIDGGGSLHTALMGDMIAQSAVDNGWAGVVIRGAIRDRVAVSRLNLGVKALGSNPRKSAKTGIGEIDVPVTFGEVTFRPGAHLYADEDGVLVER, encoded by the coding sequence ATGACTTACGCCACCGCCGACCTGTACGACCAACGCGGCGAAGACCTGCAATCCCTCGACCTGCAGCTGCTGTCGCTGGGAGGCAGAGCAGCCTTCGACGGCCCCGTGCGCACCGTACGCTGCTTCGAAGACAACGCGCTCGTCAAGCAGACCCTGGCCACACCGGGCCATGGCGCCGTGCTAGTGATCGACGGTGGCGGGTCACTGCACACGGCGCTCATGGGCGACATGATCGCGCAGTCGGCGGTCGACAACGGCTGGGCCGGTGTCGTCATCCGCGGGGCGATCCGCGACCGTGTCGCGGTGTCCCGCCTAAACCTGGGTGTGAAGGCACTCGGCTCGAACCCACGCAAGAGCGCCAAGACGGGCATCGGCGAGATCGACGTGCCTGTGACCTTCGGTGAGGTGACGTTCCGCCCCGGCGCGCACCTATACGCCGACGAAGACGGCGTGCTCGTCGAGCGCTGA
- a CDS encoding alpha/beta hydrolase yields the protein MDDLRIDPDVVLWSAPDSDRADRPLLVLLHGYGADEKDLFALAPFLPDDFVVAAVRAPQTPPWPTPGHSWYPIEDVIDGDLAGRDPGRVTAAASTLLEWLDAAADDAQKIGLFGFSQGASVAIQALRLQPERFAFAVNLSGYATPGDLPRDAELAAAGVPVFWGRGARDDVIPPALVEHTAQWLPAHSDLSGRVYPGLTHSVSEDELADVRVFLDKRLAAL from the coding sequence ATGGACGACCTGCGCATCGACCCGGATGTCGTGTTGTGGTCGGCGCCCGACTCGGATCGGGCCGACCGGCCGCTGCTCGTGCTGCTGCACGGCTATGGCGCCGACGAGAAAGACCTGTTCGCGTTGGCACCGTTTCTGCCCGACGACTTCGTGGTCGCCGCGGTCCGTGCCCCGCAGACCCCGCCGTGGCCGACGCCCGGCCACTCGTGGTACCCGATCGAAGACGTCATCGACGGGGATCTCGCCGGCCGCGACCCCGGGCGCGTCACGGCTGCGGCATCCACTCTTCTGGAATGGTTGGATGCCGCAGCCGACGATGCGCAGAAGATCGGCCTGTTCGGCTTCTCACAGGGCGCGTCGGTCGCGATCCAGGCGCTGCGGCTGCAGCCCGAGCGCTTCGCGTTCGCGGTCAACCTCAGCGGATACGCGACCCCGGGCGATCTGCCGCGCGATGCTGAGCTCGCCGCCGCGGGGGTGCCGGTGTTCTGGGGGCGCGGCGCGCGCGACGACGTGATTCCGCCGGCGCTCGTCGAGCACACCGCGCAGTGGCTGCCCGCGCACAGCGACCTGTCGGGGCGTGTCTACCCCGGTCTCACGCACAGCGTGTCGGAGGACGAGCTGGCCGACGTGCGGGTCTTCCTCGACAAGCGCCTCGCGGCGCTCTGA
- a CDS encoding ABC-F family ATP-binding cassette domain-containing protein, whose product MPTPSIVLDRVTFAWPDGTLALRDVSGAFNPGRTGLVGRNGSGKSTLLRLVDGSLTPVSGHVTAASPIALLPQHLTLGVDRPVAELLGVFDKIGAVRAVEGGDVDPRHFDTIGDDWDIEARSVAALAEAGLPADALHRTVGELSGGEAVLAAVAGIRLRNAPITLLDEPTNNLDRNARARLYDLVRAWRGTLVVVSHDVALLNLMDDTAELYENELSVFGGPYAQWREWLETQQDAARQAERAAAQVVAREKRQRIEAETKLAHRAAVGRKAQVEKRVPGIIAGGRKRTAQVSAGKLRTEVGEKEASARAALDAAERRVRDDDTVVIDLPDPGVPAGRRIATIGDGERIWIVQGPERVALIGPNGAGKTTLLERLVASAAASEARAYTNSVSGHADARPASAMTGDGAPAAAPRLSCCTARAHTDRIGYLPQRVDGLDDAASVLENVRAAAPRVPPAEIRNRLARFLIRGDAVARPVASLSGGERVRVALARLLLADPPPQLLVLDEPTNNLDLDTVDQLVEALSAYRGAVLVVSHDDAFLERLGVDTTLELTPEGVVERA is encoded by the coding sequence ATGCCCACCCCATCCATCGTTCTGGACCGCGTCACGTTCGCCTGGCCCGACGGCACTCTCGCGCTGCGCGACGTGTCCGGTGCGTTCAATCCCGGTCGCACCGGCCTCGTCGGCCGCAACGGCTCAGGCAAATCCACGCTGCTCCGTCTGGTCGACGGATCGCTGACGCCGGTGAGCGGACACGTGACCGCGGCATCCCCCATCGCCCTTCTTCCCCAGCACCTCACGCTGGGCGTTGACCGGCCGGTCGCCGAACTGCTCGGAGTGTTCGACAAGATCGGCGCCGTGCGCGCCGTCGAAGGCGGCGATGTCGACCCGCGCCACTTCGACACGATCGGCGACGACTGGGACATCGAGGCCCGTTCGGTCGCCGCTCTGGCCGAAGCGGGGCTGCCCGCCGACGCGCTGCACCGCACGGTCGGCGAGCTCTCGGGCGGTGAGGCCGTGCTCGCCGCGGTTGCCGGCATCCGGCTGCGCAATGCCCCGATCACGCTGCTCGACGAACCGACGAACAACCTCGACCGCAACGCACGGGCGCGGCTGTACGACCTGGTGCGCGCGTGGCGCGGCACGCTCGTCGTGGTCAGCCACGATGTCGCGCTGCTCAATCTCATGGACGACACCGCCGAGCTCTACGAGAACGAGCTGTCGGTGTTCGGCGGCCCGTATGCGCAGTGGCGGGAGTGGCTCGAGACCCAGCAGGATGCCGCCCGGCAGGCCGAGCGCGCGGCCGCACAGGTGGTCGCGCGCGAGAAGCGGCAGCGCATCGAGGCTGAGACCAAGCTCGCGCACCGCGCGGCCGTGGGGCGCAAAGCGCAGGTCGAGAAGCGCGTTCCCGGGATCATCGCGGGTGGCCGCAAGCGCACCGCACAGGTCTCGGCCGGCAAGCTGCGCACCGAGGTCGGTGAGAAGGAGGCCTCGGCCCGTGCCGCGCTGGATGCCGCCGAGCGGCGGGTGCGCGATGACGACACGGTCGTGATCGACCTGCCGGATCCGGGCGTGCCCGCCGGGCGCCGCATAGCGACGATCGGCGACGGCGAGCGAATCTGGATTGTGCAGGGACCCGAGCGGGTGGCCCTGATCGGTCCGAACGGTGCCGGCAAGACGACGCTGCTCGAGCGATTGGTCGCCTCGGCGGCCGCTTCCGAGGCGAGGGCGTACACCAACTCAGTCTCGGGGCACGCCGATGCCCGGCCGGCCTCCGCAATGACGGGGGACGGCGCGCCCGCGGCAGCTCCCAGACTGAGTTGTTGCACGGCCCGGGCGCACACCGACCGGATCGGATACCTGCCGCAGCGCGTCGACGGGCTCGATGACGCGGCTTCGGTGCTCGAGAACGTGCGCGCGGCAGCGCCTCGTGTGCCGCCCGCCGAGATCCGTAACAGGCTGGCCCGGTTCCTGATCCGCGGGGATGCCGTCGCCCGGCCGGTCGCTTCGCTCTCCGGCGGAGAGCGTGTTCGGGTGGCACTGGCGCGGCTGCTGCTGGCCGACCCGCCGCCGCAGCTGCTCGTGCTGGACGAGCCGACGAACAACCTCGACCTCGACACCGTCGATCAGTTGGTCGAGGCTCTGTCTGCCTACCGCGGAGCGGTGCTCGTGGTCAGCCACGATGACGCGTTCCTCGAGCGGCTGGGCGTGGACACGACGCTCGAACTCACCCCGGAGGGTGTGGTCGAGCGCGCGTGA
- a CDS encoding NUDIX hydrolase family protein, with protein sequence MPVRTPDPDPEPEEPNNGEPFVPGALGAFGTPPAADAAANPGWLTDIELAEARRRLPMLYVEAVPVRTDGMGAVTEVGLLLRATPLGEITRTLVSGRVRYGETIRDALFRHLENDLGPMAFPQLPLQPAPFTVAEYFPLPGISPFHDDRQHAVSLVFVVPMTGTCEPRQDALEVTWLTPEEAASDAVAADMEGGRGTLLRMALASVGALR encoded by the coding sequence ATGCCCGTCCGCACGCCTGACCCCGACCCCGAGCCGGAAGAGCCGAACAACGGCGAGCCGTTCGTGCCGGGTGCGCTCGGCGCGTTCGGCACGCCGCCGGCGGCCGATGCCGCCGCCAATCCGGGGTGGCTGACCGACATCGAGCTGGCCGAGGCGCGTCGTCGCCTGCCGATGCTCTACGTCGAGGCGGTGCCGGTGCGTACCGACGGCATGGGGGCGGTCACCGAGGTGGGGTTGCTGTTGCGCGCGACGCCGCTCGGTGAGATCACCCGCACTCTCGTGTCAGGGCGCGTGCGATACGGCGAGACGATTCGCGACGCGCTGTTCCGCCACCTCGAGAACGATCTCGGACCGATGGCGTTTCCGCAGCTTCCGCTGCAGCCGGCGCCGTTCACCGTCGCCGAGTACTTTCCGCTGCCCGGCATCAGTCCGTTCCACGATGATCGGCAGCACGCGGTCTCGCTCGTGTTCGTGGTGCCGATGACCGGCACCTGCGAACCCCGGCAGGACGCTCTCGAGGTCACCTGGCTCACGCCCGAAGAGGCGGCATCAGATGCCGTCGCCGCCGACATGGAGGGCGGCCGCGGCACCCTGCTGCGGATGGCGCTGGCCAGCGTCGGCGCTCTCCGCTGA
- a CDS encoding endonuclease/exonuclease/phosphatase family protein, which translates to MTTRSLSVLGAVSMWMTIDLWRLWSPSLITLFGRAAQTPPEVMGAYALVVMAVPLVIVALFRARDGMPVVWLLAAAFVVRIVLAANPNGGDVQLYGSSLGVVLGVSAVCVCAGVLGRSFVPSILLGVALSASTHAILGTFGAVWRRDGWDVALLIVQAVLILAAARGASRLAASPVSARTAFLVFPVLLILLLALVNPGRGSALHPLWGPIAVVVGAWAAVAASVLPAPRRRPWVAGVAFIGAVALSVLLEVTRGGIEGTLSWWAVLGFVAGPAAAARLLVSARRGSSPRTAAVLTGAGAVVWTALFFAYYAGYDLGYRADVVIVVAAVLVAVWAVAARPVQNADGDRAERARIDATGARAVGAATLGAVAAVVLALVGPVLTIPTRAVAASDDLTVAAYNLRMGYGLDGRFVPREVADQVRAAGAHVVLLSEIDRGWLLNGGQDQLAIMARMLGMHLVFGPASDQVWGDAILTDLPVRDVRSQRYPAFASLTGAGMTMATVDWRGTAVRVISTHLQPDGDELNETQGQAAIFARTLAAAAAQGPVVGGGDLNTTPGSAAWTVLQGSGTDDALAGIRPAYTSPADAPTQQIDHLFVSGLAPSGAEVVDSTLSDHRMIVVRLRVAE; encoded by the coding sequence ATGACGACGCGGTCATTGAGTGTGCTCGGTGCGGTCTCGATGTGGATGACGATCGACCTGTGGCGGCTGTGGTCGCCGTCGCTGATCACCCTGTTCGGGCGCGCGGCGCAGACCCCGCCCGAGGTGATGGGCGCGTACGCGCTGGTGGTCATGGCTGTGCCGCTGGTGATCGTCGCACTGTTCCGGGCGCGCGATGGGATGCCGGTGGTCTGGCTGCTCGCGGCGGCGTTCGTTGTGCGGATCGTGCTGGCCGCGAACCCGAACGGCGGCGATGTGCAGCTGTATGGAAGTTCGCTCGGCGTGGTGCTCGGGGTGTCTGCCGTTTGCGTGTGCGCCGGGGTGCTGGGACGCTCATTCGTGCCGAGCATCCTGCTCGGTGTCGCGCTGAGCGCCTCGACCCACGCGATACTGGGCACGTTCGGCGCCGTCTGGCGACGTGACGGGTGGGATGTCGCGCTGCTGATCGTTCAGGCCGTGCTGATCCTCGCCGCGGCCCGAGGAGCGTCGCGGCTTGCGGCCTCTCCGGTGTCGGCGCGCACCGCGTTCCTCGTGTTCCCCGTGCTGCTCATCCTCCTGCTGGCGCTGGTGAATCCGGGGCGCGGATCGGCGCTGCATCCGCTGTGGGGGCCGATCGCCGTGGTGGTGGGGGCGTGGGCCGCCGTAGCGGCATCCGTCCTGCCGGCCCCGCGGCGGCGGCCGTGGGTGGCGGGCGTCGCGTTCATCGGCGCGGTCGCTCTCAGCGTGCTGCTCGAGGTCACCCGCGGCGGCATCGAGGGCACACTCAGCTGGTGGGCCGTGCTCGGGTTCGTCGCAGGCCCCGCGGCGGCCGCACGCCTGCTGGTGTCGGCGCGGCGTGGCAGTTCGCCGCGCACGGCGGCCGTGCTCACCGGCGCCGGTGCGGTGGTGTGGACGGCGCTCTTCTTCGCCTACTACGCCGGGTACGACCTGGGATACCGCGCCGACGTGGTGATCGTGGTCGCCGCCGTGCTGGTGGCGGTGTGGGCGGTGGCTGCACGTCCGGTGCAGAATGCCGACGGCGACCGCGCCGAACGCGCCCGGATCGATGCCACCGGAGCCCGGGCGGTCGGCGCGGCGACACTTGGCGCTGTCGCGGCCGTCGTGCTCGCTCTGGTCGGGCCTGTCCTGACGATCCCGACGCGGGCGGTCGCGGCATCCGACGACCTGACCGTCGCCGCCTACAACCTGCGCATGGGGTACGGGCTCGACGGGCGCTTCGTGCCGCGCGAGGTCGCCGACCAGGTGCGCGCGGCCGGCGCGCACGTCGTGCTGCTCAGCGAGATCGACCGCGGATGGCTGCTCAACGGCGGGCAGGATCAGCTGGCGATCATGGCACGGATGCTCGGCATGCACCTCGTGTTCGGTCCAGCCAGCGACCAGGTGTGGGGCGATGCGATCCTCACCGATCTGCCGGTGCGAGACGTGCGCTCGCAGCGGTATCCGGCGTTCGCCTCGCTGACCGGAGCGGGCATGACGATGGCCACCGTGGACTGGCGCGGAACCGCGGTGCGGGTGATCTCCACGCACCTGCAGCCCGACGGCGACGAGCTCAACGAGACCCAGGGGCAGGCGGCGATCTTCGCGCGGACGCTTGCCGCAGCCGCTGCGCAGGGACCGGTGGTCGGCGGTGGCGACCTGAACACGACCCCCGGCTCGGCGGCCTGGACGGTGCTGCAAGGCTCGGGCACCGACGACGCGCTCGCGGGGATTCGCCCCGCGTATACATCGCCGGCCGACGCGCCCACCCAGCAGATCGACCACCTGTTCGTCTCGGGGCTGGCGCCGTCGGGGGCTGAGGTCGTGGACTCGACGCTGTCGGATCATCGCATGATCGTCGTTCGGCTGCGCGTCGCGGAGTGA
- a CDS encoding DivIVA domain-containing protein, with protein MSDSAPSADTVSFDSLIADSGAVATEFTTAFRGYDKDEVDAAIAELVSQTRAAGDEIAKLKDEQHRVAASTSEARGELERLRAQLAEADAVRAAEVERARAEESAARAGDADEATRLRDELTAAQAELASARKQLQTLTEELTGEGDSPNRKHFEEILRVAEEQASTLIKNASVQGDRLLEAAREEIDNRRTLAQQEAEAIIAQAQHEAAQVRLRIDTEVTAHEARLEREAAHAAEKVSQAEQEVAAIRAEAERGVAALRSQVTRETTRDRAEAEEAVRELRVRALEFEESLTRRQDDAHQEFLVLHNQAVAHAERITVDANEQVAASLEHAKRVSAKADDYERLARAQAHKIEADARVRAGEHLERSRAKSQKIIDLVTSHTQGVLRDAEDRTRQLRWQQHQLTSFMAEVKELIRPETSLGADAAADAASAEPQTAPDAATAVDDIDADAAAEVIGEAERIVEDAKD; from the coding sequence ATGTCCGACAGCGCGCCCTCTGCTGACACCGTCTCGTTCGACAGCCTCATCGCCGATTCCGGTGCCGTCGCCACCGAGTTCACAACCGCGTTCCGCGGATATGACAAGGACGAGGTCGATGCCGCCATCGCCGAACTCGTCTCGCAGACCCGTGCCGCCGGCGATGAGATCGCCAAGCTGAAGGATGAGCAGCACCGTGTCGCCGCCTCGACCTCTGAGGCGCGGGGCGAGCTGGAGCGGCTGCGCGCGCAGTTGGCCGAGGCCGATGCGGTCCGCGCTGCCGAGGTGGAGCGGGCTCGTGCCGAGGAGTCGGCGGCCCGCGCCGGCGACGCTGATGAGGCCACTCGTCTGCGTGACGAGCTGACCGCGGCCCAGGCCGAGTTGGCCTCCGCCCGCAAGCAGTTGCAGACTCTGACCGAGGAACTGACTGGTGAGGGCGATTCGCCGAACCGCAAGCACTTCGAAGAGATCTTGCGGGTGGCTGAGGAGCAGGCATCCACGCTGATCAAGAACGCGTCGGTGCAGGGTGACCGGCTGTTGGAGGCTGCGCGGGAGGAGATCGACAATCGTCGCACGCTGGCGCAGCAGGAGGCCGAGGCGATCATCGCGCAGGCCCAGCATGAGGCCGCGCAGGTGCGGTTGCGCATTGACACCGAGGTGACCGCGCATGAGGCGCGGCTGGAGCGCGAGGCCGCGCATGCTGCCGAGAAGGTGTCGCAGGCCGAGCAGGAGGTCGCGGCGATCCGTGCCGAGGCCGAGCGGGGCGTGGCGGCGCTGCGTTCGCAGGTCACGCGTGAGACGACCCGTGATCGTGCCGAGGCCGAAGAGGCCGTGCGTGAGCTGCGGGTGCGTGCGTTGGAGTTCGAGGAGTCGCTGACGCGTCGGCAGGATGACGCGCACCAGGAGTTCCTCGTGTTGCACAATCAGGCTGTCGCCCATGCCGAGCGCATCACTGTCGATGCGAACGAGCAGGTCGCGGCATCCCTCGAGCATGCCAAGCGCGTGTCGGCGAAGGCCGACGACTATGAGCGGCTGGCCCGCGCGCAGGCGCACAAGATCGAGGCTGATGCGCGGGTGCGGGCCGGTGAGCACCTTGAGCGCTCGCGCGCGAAGTCGCAGAAGATCATCGATCTGGTCACTTCGCACACGCAGGGGGTGCTGCGTGATGCGGAGGACCGCACTCGCCAGCTGCGCTGGCAGCAGCATCAGCTGACCAGCTTTATGGCCGAGGTCAAGGAACTGATTCGCCCCGAGACGTCGCTGGGGGCGGATGCCGCTGCCGACGCCGCTTCGGCTGAGCCGCAGACCGCTCCCGACGCTGCCACGGCCGTCGACGACATCGACGCGGATGCCGCGGCCGAGGTCATCGGTGAGGCGGAGCGCATCGTCGAGGACGCCAAGGACTGA
- a CDS encoding GreA/GreB family elongation factor, whose translation MTDVTSTQPVWMTPAALAALESELEQLTAGGDEAAQARVLELRDLIRRAEVGAKPDDGVVEAGMRITVRFHSDDSVETFLLGSRDLVQAGADIDVYSPTSPLGSAIDGHHVGDEVSFTAPNGVDLTVTIVAATPFA comes from the coding sequence ATGACCGACGTCACAAGCACGCAGCCCGTTTGGATGACCCCCGCCGCCCTCGCGGCGCTCGAAAGCGAACTTGAGCAGCTCACGGCCGGCGGCGATGAGGCCGCCCAAGCGCGAGTGCTCGAGTTGCGTGATCTGATCCGCCGCGCCGAGGTCGGCGCCAAGCCCGACGACGGCGTCGTCGAGGCCGGCATGCGCATCACCGTGCGCTTCCACAGCGATGACTCGGTCGAGACCTTCCTGCTGGGCAGCCGCGACCTCGTTCAGGCCGGTGCCGACATCGACGTGTACTCGCCGACCTCACCGCTGGGCTCGGCCATCGACGGACATCACGTCGGCGACGAGGTCAGCTTCACGGCGCCCAACGGCGTCGACCTGACCGTGACGATCGTCGCTGCCACGCCGTTCGCGTAG
- a CDS encoding PspC domain-containing protein gives MIAGVCAGLARRFGITPLTARIIAIVLVLVGGLSAWAYVLLWIVIPNEK, from the coding sequence ATGATCGCCGGCGTCTGCGCGGGACTCGCCCGTCGGTTCGGCATCACCCCGCTGACCGCACGGATCATCGCCATCGTGCTGGTTCTGGTCGGTGGGTTGTCGGCCTGGGCCTACGTCCTGCTGTGGATAGTGATCCCGAACGAGAAGTAG